The following are encoded in a window of Methanococcus voltae genomic DNA:
- a CDS encoding ribosome biogenesis/translation initiation ATPase RLI: MSRLAILDYDRCQPRRCSMECMKYCPGVRMEEETIVIDDDTGKPIISEQLCSGCGICTKRCPFGSIKIIGLPEELSDDKIIHSYGQNRFRLYGLISPRNGVTGILGPNGVGKSTIIKILNGEIVPNLNDLENPASIEDVVKHFSGTELQNYFEKLKEKNIKPIHKPQYVDILPKVVKGKVGDMLRKVDEKGKFDELTKELELTNLLNREFTQLSGGELQRVAIAAACLRDGSIYYFDEPTSWLDVKQRFSAAKVIRKVSEDKKVVAVEHDLIVLDYLSDNIHIMYGVPSAYGVVTHPRGTRVGINAYLDGFLKEENIRFRKNSIIFEKRPPADNSNRPMLLDYTDISVNLGDFKLNVEGGEIYQGEVVGILGPNGIGKTTFVKALAGVMKPNSGEINGDIKVAYKPQYILTDFDGTVEDLLMGITAIHTSFYKSEIIKPLALENLMESNVKDLSGGELQRVSIAACLSHDADLYLIDEPSAFLDVEQRLNASRVIRRMADEKDAAMFVVDHDILFQDYISDRFIVFNGEAGMNGQGSAPLKKRDGANKFLKQMGITFRRDPETGRPRVNKEGSQRDIYQKEIGEYYYVDE; the protein is encoded by the coding sequence ATGTCAAGACTAGCAATATTAGATTATGATAGGTGCCAACCAAGGCGTTGCTCTATGGAATGTATGAAATACTGTCCAGGCGTTAGAATGGAGGAAGAAACTATCGTCATAGACGATGATACTGGAAAACCAATAATCTCTGAACAACTGTGCAGTGGTTGCGGTATCTGTACGAAGAGATGTCCATTTGGTTCGATTAAAATAATCGGCTTACCCGAAGAACTCTCAGACGATAAGATTATACACTCGTATGGCCAAAACAGATTTAGATTATATGGCTTAATCTCTCCAAGAAATGGCGTAACCGGTATTTTAGGGCCTAACGGGGTAGGTAAGTCTACCATCATAAAAATATTAAACGGCGAGATTGTACCGAATTTAAACGATTTGGAAAATCCTGCAAGCATTGAAGATGTAGTTAAGCATTTTTCAGGGACTGAATTGCAAAATTACTTTGAAAAACTCAAGGAAAAAAATATTAAACCAATTCACAAACCACAATATGTTGATATATTACCTAAAGTAGTTAAGGGTAAAGTAGGAGACATGTTAAGAAAAGTGGATGAAAAAGGCAAATTTGATGAATTAACCAAAGAATTGGAACTTACCAATTTGTTAAACAGGGAATTCACTCAATTAAGTGGTGGAGAGCTTCAAAGAGTTGCTATTGCCGCAGCTTGCTTAAGAGATGGTAGCATATACTATTTTGACGAGCCTACATCTTGGTTAGACGTTAAACAACGTTTTAGTGCTGCAAAAGTTATAAGAAAAGTTAGCGAAGACAAGAAAGTGGTAGCTGTTGAGCACGATTTGATCGTTTTAGATTATTTATCTGACAATATACACATTATGTACGGTGTACCATCTGCTTACGGGGTTGTTACACACCCAAGAGGTACAAGAGTAGGCATTAACGCTTACCTAGATGGATTCTTAAAAGAAGAAAACATAAGATTCAGGAAAAATTCCATTATCTTCGAAAAAAGACCACCTGCAGATAACTCAAACAGACCTATGCTCTTAGATTACACGGATATTAGCGTAAACTTAGGTGATTTCAAATTGAACGTTGAAGGTGGCGAAATATACCAAGGGGAAGTTGTAGGTATACTTGGACCTAACGGTATTGGTAAAACAACCTTTGTAAAAGCATTAGCGGGAGTTATGAAACCAAATAGTGGCGAAATAAACGGAGATATTAAAGTAGCTTATAAACCTCAGTATATCTTAACAGATTTCGATGGAACCGTAGAAGATTTATTAATGGGAATAACTGCCATACACACTTCATTCTACAAGTCAGAGATTATAAAACCTTTGGCTCTTGAAAATTTAATGGAGTCAAATGTAAAAGATCTTTCTGGCGGGGAGCTTCAAAGAGTTTCAATTGCAGCCTGCTTAAGTCATGACGCAGATTTATATCTAATTGACGAACCTTCAGCTTTCTTGGATGTTGAACAAAGATTAAACGCTTCAAGAGTTATAAGACGTATGGCCGACGAAAAGGACGCAGCAATGTTTGTGGTTGATCACGATATATTATTCCAGGATTACATTTCAGATAGATTCATCGTATTCAATGGTGAAGCTGGAATGAATGGTCAAGGAAGTGCTCCATTGAAAAAGAGAGACGGTGCAAACAAGTTTTTAAAACAAATGGGTATTACATTTAGACGAGACCCTGAAACGGGCAGACCAAGAGTTAATAAAGAAGGAAGCCAAAGAGACATATATCAAAAAGAAATTGGAGAATATTATTACGTAGATGAATAA
- a CDS encoding 3-isopropylmalate dehydratase small subunit, whose translation MEKNNTYNKLKSQNIEELYANGLPSKISGKAHIFGDDVDTDAIIPGAYLRTTDLYELALHCMAGIDEDFPNKTANGDVIIAGENFGCGSSREQAPVAIKYCGIQAIIAESFARIFYRNCINLGIIPIECKGIKKIIENINNTLKESKNENENQNQNQNQNSEMNILVELDFENKKIYINNKDIEEYSIENKDFKKVSCIFPKGKTMDILSKGGLVGYAKSQ comes from the coding sequence ATGGAAAAAAATAACACGTATAACAAACTTAAAAGCCAAAACATAGAAGAATTATATGCCAATGGTTTACCTTCAAAAATAAGTGGGAAAGCACATATTTTTGGAGATGATGTAGATACCGATGCAATTATACCAGGTGCTTATTTAAGAACAACAGACCTTTACGAATTAGCATTGCATTGTATGGCGGGTATTGATGAGGATTTCCCTAATAAAACCGCTAATGGCGATGTAATTATTGCAGGCGAGAATTTTGGTTGTGGGAGTTCGAGAGAGCAAGCACCTGTCGCGATAAAATACTGCGGTATTCAAGCAATAATTGCAGAGAGTTTTGCAAGAATTTTTTATAGAAATTGTATAAATTTGGGAATAATTCCAATAGAATGCAAGGGAATTAAAAAAATCATTGAAAATATAAATAATACCTTAAAAGAATCTAAAAACGAAAATGAAAACCAAAACCAAAACCAAAACCAAAATTCAGAAATGAATATCTTGGTAGAATTAGATTTTGAGAATAAAAAAATATATATAAATAATAAAGATATTGAAGAATATTCAATAGAAAACAAAGACTTTAAGAAAGTAAGTTGCATCTTTCCAAAAGGCAAAACAATGGATATATTGAGCAAAGGTGGACTCGTAGGTTATGCTAAGTCTCAATAA